The Rosa rugosa chromosome 1, drRosRugo1.1, whole genome shotgun sequence genomic sequence TTAGCTCAAAACAATGAAGAGAGAGGGTCGCCAATAGGGCTGGGTTCGGTACGGTACCGGACCTTCAAGTCCAAAACCACCTACCGTACCAGAACTTATTGGTACACAAAATGAAGTACCACTACCGGCCACAAaagttggtataccgacttctcggtatcggttggttgggcctccaaccAAGTTTAAGATTGGGCCAGCTTTCAGCTACGGcccaaatgaaaattttaaatcCCTAACCTGTCAACAACTGAAAAACTGAAAGCAAATGAAAAACAATCAAATAACTTATATGAATTTAAAGGCCCAGACCATACGCAAATGTAAAACAATCAAAAAACTTATAACTCTctgtctctcactctctcacatCAACTTcagttcatctcatcatcagttcatcacttcATAATTCATATCATCACTTACAGTTCACACAAATGAATGAATCATACAATAACAAAGCGGACAATAGTTGAAAACAAAGTATTCAAAGACTCAAATTTCATCTCATCGTCACTTCATATTTGCCTTCTTCTCCCTCAAACTGTCAAACATCAAACTTAGTCCTCGCCTCCTCGGTGCTCCTGCTCCTCCAAGCACAAAAGAAAAAccattaaaagtttaaaacccATAACAAATTGGTAAATCTCAAGATAATACATAACATATCCAAGATCGAATTGCTAAAATTGGGTAGATCGAAGTCTCGAACCTCAACTCAACAATCCAAAACAATTGAAGCTCCGAGCTCATACTCACCAGCAGTACTGCAACAATTGATCGACTAATGTGAATCGAATCGATTTGACGTGAAATGAAATCGAATGGGTCGAACGATTCGATTCTTCGAACTGAGGCTCAGAAGTCAGAACCTCGCTCgagttcgagagagagagagactgagggagTGGTCGAGAGATGGACTGAGCCACTAAGGGATTAGGGTTTGCCGGTTTGGACCAAGAGTTTGAGAGGCAGAGGCTCAGGTCAAATCTCGATcgggttcgagagagagagagtgagagacgagGTGAGTCGTCTAGACTCCAGAGACTGAGAGAGGGACTGAGGGATtagggattagggtttggaaaGTTTTAATCTAACGGTTGTTAGTTAATATGGAATAAAACAGAAGAAAATCAACGGCTATGATTGAttatataataaatattttaaataattaaatattatattaaatatctggtacggtacggtataccgtattttGTTAATATTCAATACCGATACCGTACCAATTACAGTATCTCGGTACGGTATAACCGTACCACAATTTCGGTAACCGATATGGATGGTAACCGAACCCCTTGGTTCGGGACGGACTCGGTTGGCTGGTTTGGATCGGTTGGATTTGCCAGCCCTAGTCGCCAACACGGAATGGTCCGGACATATCGGGTTCTACCTACTATATTAAACCCGAGGCTTAATTTCAACTCCAAACTATCTTTTACACCTCATATTGTAtaagcaaaagataaattttatTGCACTGATATACCAGGGTTGATTATTACAtcattgatttaatctgatCTCATAAATAACAGGATTTCCACAAAAATACTGGGCATCTTGGTATTGTAACTTCTATAGATCTATAATAACGCAAACATTGTAAATGAAAACACACTAGGAAGTTAGCTCTTGGAAGAGTAAGAACAAAAACTGGAGAAAAGATGTATAAAGATTAAACCCTCCTTGAAAGACCTAGGAATACAGCAGCTGATGCGATCTGTACTTTGAGATCAGCAATATCTACATCATCACCGCCTTCAACAATACCCCACTTGTCTACCTACAAAATCAGAAAAGATGCTTTTAATACTTTGCAAGGAATCCATTATGTCAGCAAAAATTTGATTCAGATGGATATCCAAGGATACTACATGTTTGAGTGTTATAGAGAGATAAAGATCAATAGCAACCTGAAAATCTTCTTCAAGTCTAATCAACTCAATTGCTTCTTCAATCTGCAGTTTCCCACGAAATAATCCAAGAGCAATTGTTAGGGAGTGTGCTTCTCCTGCAATAGCATCAATTGCTGCCAATTCACACTCATCTGTTTTCTTCAGTAGGGTTTCTACAGCTTTTAGAAGTCCATCCTCCTGCTTTCCACCAAAAAAGCAGGAGTAAACAACATGCTTAAAGACAAATTCAGACTCCAACCAATCAAGTAATGGATCAATCTTTTCCACTTGCCGTTCTACAAAAAAAGAATGAGGCACTATAAGTTGCAATGGACATACGACTGTCTTAAAACTAAGAAAAAGATCTATGTGCAGACTTAGAAGATCATATGTGAAAGCTGCCTTATGTGAAAACAGTGATGGCCTAACCTTCCAAGCCAGTACAATCAGTTTATCTTAACCACAAATACCTTCTAGAATGTTTTTGAAGTAGATATCATAGCAATTGATTCAAGCTACACTGGTGAGTTTTAAGATGGATATGACCAGTGATCATAAAGGGGCTTTTGTAGCTAGAACATTTACTCTGCAGCACGTCCACTGTACAAGAAATGAAGCAGATTTTAGATAGTGATACTTTAGTATTCCTTAAATATAATAAGTAAATAAAATATGACACAGATGAAGACTCAACAGAACAGGTGACACAGACCTGAGAAGAAGCAACATACCATGGATGCCGCTTGTCAGCTCATTGTCATCCGGGGCGCGACAAAAGACTAAATCTTGATTGAATCTATTTATCAAGTATTCTATAACCTTATGCCGTGTGATAGGAACTCTTTCCAGTGCAGTACAAGCAAGCTTCATGAGAGGCATCGTGAAGGGCCTAATGCCATCTGTTTCCTAAAATTATTAGCTAAACCGTCAAGTTCCCAATAACATGCAAATGCTTCAAACAATTCCAATACACAATCTCAAATAAAAGCCATTTGATGAACAGTGATTCCAAAACTTGCAAAAACAGTAAGTTCAATTTTCCGAAGGAACCTACTACTGTTACAATTCAAC encodes the following:
- the LOC133734479 gene encoding uncharacterized protein LOC133734479 translates to MIKGDTADYLRSWVLVFSSERCCRLCFSLALGLSIEASFDQKKKKIPNLNLITTALSSRSRQFSSAAAAPEQPQSDGSESSSSSSFTFSSEGQDSIHNIKPSSSVSKRETASSWVTMPMSFMTGSVVGKRFYNQVTTRKADDGNGWSVMLDYRMLKTPSKRPSKLPTLGLAKVIVAEWEYQETDGIRPFTMPLMKLACTALERVPITRHKVIEYLINRFNQDLVFCRAPDDNELTSGIHERQVEKIDPLLDWLESEFVFKHVVYSCFFGGKQEDGLLKAVETLLKKTDECELAAIDAIAGEAHSLTIALGLFRGKLQIEEAIELIRLEEDFQVDKWGIVEGGDDVDIADLKVQIASAAVFLGLSRRV